A region from the Nocardioides exalbidus genome encodes:
- a CDS encoding DHA2 family efflux MFS transporter permease subunit: MTDTQLQSGDTQPANSDKLDKGVLMVAGVVVLGAIMSILDITVVSVALNTFQQEFDATAAEVAWTMTGYTLALASVIPLTGWAADRFGTKRLYLIAVGLFTAGSVLCATASSLELLVIYRVLQGLGGGMLMPLGMTILTRAAGPERVGRVMAVLGIPMLLGPIFGPIIGGALIESASWHWIFLINLPIGILAIIYAVIVLPKDDVEPSESFDFVGMLLLSPGLALFLFGVSSIPEEGTAMAPGCSSR, translated from the coding sequence GTGACAGACACCCAGCTCCAGTCCGGCGACACCCAGCCGGCGAACTCCGACAAGCTCGACAAGGGCGTGCTGATGGTGGCCGGCGTGGTCGTCCTCGGCGCCATCATGTCGATCCTCGACATCACCGTCGTCTCGGTGGCGCTCAACACCTTCCAGCAAGAGTTCGACGCCACCGCGGCCGAGGTCGCGTGGACGATGACCGGCTACACCCTCGCCCTCGCCAGCGTCATCCCGCTGACGGGCTGGGCCGCCGACCGCTTCGGCACCAAGCGCCTCTACCTCATCGCCGTCGGCCTCTTCACCGCCGGCTCGGTGCTGTGCGCCACCGCCAGCTCGCTCGAGCTGCTCGTGATCTACCGGGTGCTCCAGGGCCTGGGCGGCGGCATGCTCATGCCGCTGGGCATGACGATCCTGACCCGTGCCGCCGGCCCCGAGCGCGTCGGCCGCGTGATGGCCGTGCTCGGCATCCCGATGCTGCTCGGCCCGATCTTCGGCCCGATCATCGGCGGCGCGCTCATCGAGTCCGCCTCGTGGCACTGGATCTTCCTGATCAACCTGCCCATCGGCATCCTGGCGATCATCTACGCCGTGATCGTGCTGCCGAAGGACGACGTCGAGCCGTCCGAGAGCTTCGACTTCGTCGGCATGCTGCTGCTGTCGCCGGGCCTCGCGCTCTTCCTCTTCGGGGTCAGCTCGATCCCGGAGGAGGGCACGGCGATGGCCCCCGGGTGCTCATCCCGATGA